One region of Eubalaena glacialis isolate mEubGla1 chromosome 6, mEubGla1.1.hap2.+ XY, whole genome shotgun sequence genomic DNA includes:
- the NCBP2AS2 gene encoding protein NCBP2AS2 produces MVLRRLLAALLHSPQLVERLSQSRPIRRAAQLTAFALLQAQQHGQDAARCLRALAAGAAGSLGRRAARFRDTFIQELRRSLRERPRPPPGSQKGPGANP; encoded by the coding sequence ATGGTTCTACGGCGGCTGCTGGCCGCCCTGTTGCACAGCCCGCAGCTGGTGGAGCGTCTCTCTCAGTCGCGGCCCATCCGGCGTGCGGCGCAGCTCACCGCCTTTGCACTGCTGCAGGCCCAGCAACACGGGCAGGACGCGGCCCGGTGCCTGCGAGCCCTCGCGGCAGGGGCCGCGGGCTCTCTGGGCCGCCGCGCTGCCCGCTTCAGAGACACCTTCATTCAGGAGCTACGCCGCAGCCTCCGGGAACGCCCGCGGCCACCACCAGGTAGCCAGAAGGGCCCGGGAGCAAACCCCTAA
- the NCBP2 gene encoding nuclear cap-binding protein subunit 2 has product MSGGLLKALRSDSYVELSQYRDQHFRGDNEEQEKLLKKSCTLYVGNLSFYTTEEQIYELFSKSGDIKKIIMGLDKMKKTACGFCFVEYYSRADAENAMRYINGTRLDDRIIRTDWDAGFKEGRQYGRGRSGGQVRDEYRQDYDAGRGGYGKLAQNQ; this is encoded by the exons ATGTCGGGTGGCCTCCTGAAGGCGCTGCGCAGCGACTCCTACGTCGAGCTGAGCCAGTACCGGGACCAGCACTTCCGG GGTGACAATGAAGAACaggaaaaattattgaagaaAAGCTGTACATTGTATGTTGGAAATCTTTCCTTTTATACAACTGAAGAACAAATCTATGAACTCTTCAGCAAAAGTGGTGACATAAAGAAAATCATCATGGGCCtggataaaatgaagaaaacagcatGTGGGTTCTGCTTTGTGGA atACTATTCAAGAGCAGATGCAGAAAATGCCATGCGGTACATAAATGGAACTCGTCTGGATGACCGGATCATTCGCACAGActgggacgcaggctttaaggaGGGCAGGCAGTATGGCCGTGGGCGTTCTGGGGGCCAG GTACGAGATGAGTATCGTCAGGACTACGATGCTGGGAGAGGAGGTTATGGAAAACTGGCCCAAAACCAGTGA